A stretch of DNA from Melioribacteraceae bacterium 4301-Me:
TGAGTCAGTAAGCACAAAAGAAGTATTTTGGTCTATGCCTAAAGATTTTTTTAGTATTATCCATGATAGTTCTAGATTGTTTTTATCTGTTGATAAATTATTTTCAGCTTCTGCTACTGCTACTTTTGCACGCAGGTAGTTGTTGACAGCAATTAACCCCTCATCATACAATTTTTTAGCTTCTTTTTCATGGTTTCGCATTCCATTTAAAACTTCTTCTCTTGTTTTTACAACATTATTGAGTAGCAGTACTCTTAAATAATTGACTATAATTTCGCTTTCTATTTCATTTTTTACTTTTGTTAATTCTATCTCAGCCGATTTTTTTTCGGCTGTGGCATAATTTTTTGCAGCAATTAATTTTCCACCTAAAAACAAAGGCTGTGTAATAAAAAGCGTAGCAGTCCAATAGTTTTGTTTTTTGAAAGTTTCTTCAAATGAAGGTATTGTACTATTTAATGTGCTTAGTGTTTGAGAGAATATATTGTTTTTAATTTCTATAGGAAGAGGGTTACCATTGTTTAAAATGTTGTAAATATTAGCAAGCTCGACTTGATTTTTAGCTTGAAGATTGGTTATTACTTCTTTAATTGGGTTTAGATCTATATTAAGTTCTTGATTTAGATGAGTAAAATTTCCTTCAAGCATTATTGACGGTAAAAAGTTTCCATAAGAAGATAAATCATCAAATTTTTTTTGAGCAAATCTTTCATAGAACTGCTTAATTTTATCATTGTTCTTAAGTCCAATATTAATTGCTTCGGATAATGATAAAGTTTGTCCAAAAGTTAAATTGTTGCATAGGACTATTATTAAGAAAGGGGAAATTTTCTTTATTAGTTTCATCATATTCCTCATTGAATAATGAACCATAATTCATTAATAAAGCAAAAAAAATTATTTTTGTATTCCATGTTTAATTAAAAATTTCACATTTCTTCTTATTTTATTTAGTGAATATTTATTTTGATCTTTAGCCCAAAGATGAAGAAGATTTCGCAAAGCACCGAATATAAAGTGACGAAATACTGATAAATCAATATTTGGATCAAACAAATTTTGTTTAATTCCTTCTTTTATAACTAGCTCGCCTTGGTCTAAAAACATATCGTAGTATTTTGTAAATTTTTGGTTAGTAGATTGAATTAAGTGGTTTTGTTCGTTAACAAAAACAACTGCTAATGATGGATTTTCTGTAAATATGTCAAATACAAGGTCGATCATAGCATCAATTTTTTCGATAGGAGAGATAGCAGTGTTTTCAGCAACTGATTTTAATTCCACAAACAATTTTTGCCATAGTTTTTCGAATATTTGCAGTAGTATACTCTCTTTATTTTTAAAATAAATGTAGACGCTTCCTGTGGCTACATTTGCTAATTCTGCTATTTTTGATATTTTGGCTTTATGATAACCATAATCTGCAAAGACTTTTATTGCTGCTTCCAAAATATCTTTTTCTTTATTCCCTTCTTTAACTCTCATTTTCGTTAAAGAAATTATTAATGAATAACGATTCAAAAATAAATAAAAATTAAATATAAAGTCAATACAACAAAAATTTTTTTTATACTTTCCAAATTTTGCACTTAATCTTGCTTTTTCACTGCTTATTATCTCAATCTTTTATTTGGCTGCAAAGTTTAATATTGCTAATTTTGATTTCGAATTTATAATTGTATAGGAGAAAAATTGTGGTCATTGGAGTTCCAAAAGAAGTAGCTTCCGGCGAAAACAGAGTAGCAATTGTGCCGGATGTAGTGCCAAAGTATATTAAAAAGGGGTACCAAATTTTAGTTGAAAAAGGGGCAGGGATTAATGCTGGATTCCCCGACGAAAAATATGAGAGCGCTGGTGCCAAAATTCTAAGTGACGTAAATGACCTATATTCCTCATCTGATATTATCTTGAAAGTGCAAAGACCAACTGAGCATCCTACCTTAAAAAAACACGAATTGGAGCTGATGAAGAAAGGCACTTTATTGATTACTTTTATGTATTCCCTCCATTACCCCGAATTAGCTAAAAAGTGTGCTGAATTGGGTATTAATGTTATTTCGATGGATGCAATACCCAGAACTACAATAGCACAAAGAATGGATGCCCTTAGCTCTCAATCTAATATTGCCGGTTATAAAAGTGTAATAATAGCAGCAAATCATTTAAAGAAAATATTTCCTTTGATGATGACTGCTTCGGGCACAATTTCACCAGCAAAGGTTGTAATAATGGGTGCTGGCGTAGCAGGTTTACAAGCTTTGGGTACAGCAAAAAGACTTGGCGCCGTTGTTGAAGTCTCTGATGTTCGTCCCGCAGTCAAACAGGAAGTAGAAAGTTTGGGCGGTAAGTTTATTGATATGCCAACCAGTGAATCAATGCAGGATGCTAGTGGTTATGCAAAAGAGCAGTCAGAAGAGTTTTTAAGAAAACAAAAAGAAATAATTTTTAAACATGTGACTGAAGCCGATATTGTTATAACTACCGCTTTAATTCCCGGTAAAAAAGCACCGATATTAGTTACTGAAGAAATGGTGAAAAATATGCGTCCAGGTTCAGTTGTGTTGGATATGGCAGTAGAGTTCGGCGGTAATTGTGAAATAAGTGAAAAAGGTAAAACTGTTGTAAAACACGACGTAACAATTGTTGGCGAACCAAACTTGCCAAGTTTAGTGCCTTATCATGCAAGTGAAATGTATGCTAAAAATCTTTATAATCTTATTGAATATTTTACGAAGGAAGAAGGTAAGTTTAATTTTAACATGGAAGATGAGATTTTGAAAGGTGCTACTATTGTAAAAGACTCACAAGTTATTCACGAAAGGACAAAAGCCTTGTTATAAAATTTTTCAAATAAAAAAAGGATAATAAATATGGAAGGTACTGGCATTTTAATGTTAATCTACGTTTTTGTGCTTGCTATATTTGTAGGCTTTGAGTTGATTACTAAAGTTCCGCCAACGCTTCATACACCATTGATGTCTGGCTCAAATGCAATTTCAGGTATTACAATTGTTGGAGCGATATTATCAGCTGGCTTACAAGAATTTACAGTAAGCACAATACTTGGTTTAATTGCTATGATTTTTGCCACTATCAATGTGGTAGGCGGTTACTTAGTAACAGATAGAATGTTAAAAATGTTCAAAAAAAAGTGAGATGAACAATGAGTGTAATCATAGAAATCTCTTATTTAATTTCATCCATACTTTTTATTTTTGGAATTAAACAATTAGCCTCACCAAAAACTGCACGTCAAGGAAATTTCTTATCTGCTGTTGGTATGTTTATTGCCATAGTTGTAACACTGCTTGATAGGAATGTATTAACTTATGAATGGATTATAATTGGATTTATTATTGGTGCGCTTGCTGGTTCTATTATGGCTTATAAAACACCTATGACGGGTATGCCTCAAATGGTAGGTTTGTTAAATGGTTTTGGCGGTGGTGCATCAATGCTTGTTGCAATTTCAGAGTATTACAAGATTCAAAATTTTATTCAGTTTACGGGTGACCTTCAAACAAATATTACAATTATTCTTAGTATTCTTATAGGAGCGGTCACATTTACTGGTTCGTTAATAGCTTTTGGTAAGTTGCAAGGGTTAGTAACTGGCAGGGTTGTTAAATATCCATTGCAGCATCCAATTAATTTACTTCTGCTTTTAAGTGTTTTTGCAGGTGGAGCCTATTTTGTAATTGACCCAACTAAAGGTTCGCTTGTAATTATAATTGCAATTGTGTCCTTAATACTTGGTGTCTTATTAGTGCTGCCAATAGGCGGCGCTGACATGCCAGTTGCAATTTCTCTTCTTAATTCTTATTCAGGTCTGGCTGGTTCTATGACTGGATTTGTCTTGAGAAATAATGAATTAATTATTGCTGGTGCGTTAGTTGGTGCATCCGGAATTATATTGACGAATATAATGTGTAAAGCAATGAATCGTTCGTTAATGAATGTTGTGTTGGGCGGTTGGGAATCTGCAGGGGCATCGAGTTCGTCTTCAACTGCCGAATCTCCAAAAGGACAAGTAAAATCAGTCGACGCCGAAGAACTTGCTATGTTGTTTGATGCTGCATCAAGTGTGATTATTGTGCCAGGTTATGGAATGGCAGTTGCTCAAGCGCAACATGCAGTTAGAGATCTTGTAAATGCTCTCGAAGCTAAGGGTAAAAAAGTCAGATTTGCAATCCATCCTGTAGCTGGCAGAATGCCTGGACATATGAACGTGCTCTTAGCCGAAGCTCAAGTACCTTATGAAAAGTGCTTCGCAATGGAAGATATTAATGACGATTTTTCTAATACCGATATTGCTCTTGTTATTGGCGCAAACGATGTTGTTAATCCTGCTGCAAGACACGACCAATCAAGCCCAATTTATGGAATGCCAATCCTAAATGTTGATTATGCTAAAACTGTTGTAGTTAATAAGAGGTCACTTAATGTTGGCTATGCAGGAATTGACAATGAATTGTTCTTTTACCCAAATACTTTAATGTATTTTGGCGATGCTAAGGATGCTATTACTAAGTTGACTCACGAAATTAAAAATCTGTAGATCGTCTTTATAAACATACTATTTAACAGAGCTGCCTCAGAAGTAATGATTCAATAATAAGTTCGTAAAGAATTTTGCTTTTGAGGCAGCCTCAATTTTCAAATAATATTTATCTGTTTCTTCTTCTCTAAAAACAACTTTAAAATAAACTTCTTTTAGTAATAATTTGACTAACCGACAATTATAATAGACCCAGCATTTGCCTTAGAGAATTATATGTTCACCTTTACTTGTGGCTTGTTGCTAAGGTTCACTTACCACTAAGTGTGGTTATCCACCACCCACCCACGAAGTGGCGAATTTTCGGAAGTGGTGAATTCTCATCGTGGGTGAATTCTAAAAATACCTTATCCTTTTTTTACCACCTTAGTAACATGAACAAAAAAAAGCGAACCAGACCTTATTAGCTTATTGAAAAATGACCATGCTTGCAGCAAGCAAGTTTCTGCGTCTTCTTTTATATACAAGGACAAAGTTATTTTTTTATATGATATTGCATAATTGGGATAAGTTACATTCCATTTTTATTTTAGCTGCACAATTTGGTATTGTATATATGTTTCTAAAAAGATATATTACTCCACTAAAAATAAGACAACTTGTGAAATTAGAATTAATATGTAATGATATTCGAGTTCCATTAATACAATTTGAGTAGTTGTTAATACATCCTTGCAAGTATTTACCAGCCGAAATACTTCTTATTCCATAAATAAATGGAGAGTTTTTGTAAAAAAATCATTTTATGGTTTTGTCACTCACAAGAAAGATATATTTAGTACTCTCATTAGGATTCGCAATTGTTCTTGCAGTTAGTATAACCTCATACTATAGCTTTCATAGTTATACCGAAGAATTGAAAACTACTAATCATGTAAATGATATCAATAAGCAATTAGATGCAATTGAATTAACATTGATAGACCTTCAAAGATTTGAGCGCGGTTATATAATAACTGGCGATGATGAATTTTTAATGTTGTTTAATAAAACTATTGTTGAGGTAAAAAAGAAATTAGATGAATATGATAAACTTATTGCGAGTGAAGACTCAAATGACAAATGGAGTGATATATTAAGATCAAGTGTGGATAGGTTAATCAATACTTATAATCGCATCATACATTTAAGAAAAGAAAGAGGTTTTGAAGAGGCTGCTAAAGCGGTTAGGTCACGTGAAGGGAAATTAGCTTTAGATAAAATTCAAGAAGATATTAACCAAATTAGATTTGAAGAACAATTAAATCTGCAAAAAATCAAATCCTCAGTTAATGATAAGCTTACAATTTCGAAATATGTTATTGTGCTGGGCAGTTTTTTAAACCTTGTTATTGTAATTTTATTCAGCTTATTTTTAAGAGCAGATATAAAAGCGAGAGAAAAAGCAGAGAATTTATTAAAAGAAAGTGAAGAAGAATTTAGGTCTATTTTTGAACAAGCTGCTGTTGGTGCGGCTATTGTTTCAATAGATGGAAAGTTTTTGAAAACTAATTACAAGCTCTGTGAAATTTTAGGATATGATGAAAAAGATATCTGTTCGTTGTCATTTCCCGATATTGTCCATCCTCAAGATTTAAAAACACACTACGACTACATAAATAAAATTTTGTCAGGTGAAATAACAAGTTATACAACCGAAAAAAGATATATTAAAAAAGATAGGTCAACCATCTGGGTAAATGTGGCTGTCTCTGTAGTAAAAGATGAGAAAGCACAGCCTAAACACATGATAGTAGTTGTGGAAGATATTTCAGTAAGAAAAAAGCTCTCGTTAGAATTGCAAAATCTCAATCGTGAACTTGAAAATAAAATATCACTACGCACCGCACAACTGGAAGCTGCAAATAAGGAATTGGAATCTTTTACTTACAGTGTTTCACATGATCTAAGAGCACCACTAAGAGCAATAGACGGATTCAGTAAAATTATTTTTGAAGATTATTACGATAAATTAGATCAAGAAGGAAGAAGATTGCTTGAGATAATCGGTACTAATGTAAGTCGTATGGGTAAGTTAATTGATGACTTGCTCGCATTTTCTAGACTTGGCAAGCAATCACTTTTTAAGAGCGAGATTAACACTAACTTGCTGATTAATTCTATAATTAATGACTTAATGATTGACCAAACTCATAGAAAGATAGAGTTTAACATTCATAAGCTGCCAAACATTTATGCTGACCCAAACTTGATAAAACAAGCTTTTACTAATCTGCTATCTAATGCAATTAAGTATACAAGCAAAAAAGAAAATGCAATTATCGAAGTGGGAGCTAATTCCAGCGAAAATGAAAATGTCTTTTATATAAAAGATAACGGCGCTGGCTTTGATATGAGGTATTACGATAAACTTTTCGGGATATTTCAAAGACTACATACTGAAAAAGAGTTTGAAGGCACTGGAGTTGGATTAGCCCTGGTCAAAAAAATTATATTGATGCACGAAGGTAAAATTTGGGCTGAGAGCAAATTAAATGAAGGTGCTGTTTTTTATTTATCAATTCCTAAAAATGAGGTGAATTAAAAAATGAATAATAATGAAGTAGAAATCTTGTTAATTGAAGACAACCCAACTGATGCGGAGCTGACAATAAGAGCATTGAAAAAATTTAACCTTGCTAATAATATTTTGGTAATTGACGATGGTGAAAAAGCTCTGGAATATATTTTTGCTGAAGGTAGTTATTCTGGCAGAAATATAAACAAAAGTCCAAAAGTAATTTTACTCGATTTGAAGTTACCAAAAGTAAGCGGGTTGGAAATATTGAAAAAAGTTAAGTCTGATGAACGAACTAAGATTATTCCTGTAGTTGTTTTAACTTCTTCGCGGGAAGAAAGCGATTTAATTGCAAGTTATAAATTAGGCGTGAACAGCTTTATTGTTAAACCTGTTGATTTTACTTCCTTCGTAAGTGAAATATCAAAATTAGGGTATTATTGGCTGATTCTAAATAAAAAACCATCTTAATTTAATACTTACCAGAAGGGCGCTAAATGATTAAGATACTCTATTTAGAAGATAACCCGTACGATGTTGAAATTTTTGAACGATACTTGAAGAAAGCTTCTCTTGATTATCAACTTGAAGTTGTTGCAGATGAAAAAAATTTTAAGAGAGCACTCAAAGAATTCAATCCAGATGTAGTTGTTTCGGATTACAAACTGCCAAGGTTTAATGGAATTGAAGCATTAAAAGTTATGTTAGCTGAGGCTCATGATATACCATTTATTTTTATATCTGGCACTGTGGGCGAAGAAATTGCCATATCGACACTTAAACTTGGAGCTACGGATTACATCCTAAAAAATTATCCTGATAAAATTGTACCGGCTATTAAACGGGCAATCGAAGAAAGAAAGGAAAGGCAATTAAGAAT
This window harbors:
- a CDS encoding NAD(P)(+) transhydrogenase (Re/Si-specific) subunit beta, which produces MSVIIEISYLISSILFIFGIKQLASPKTARQGNFLSAVGMFIAIVVTLLDRNVLTYEWIIIGFIIGALAGSIMAYKTPMTGMPQMVGLLNGFGGGASMLVAISEYYKIQNFIQFTGDLQTNITIILSILIGAVTFTGSLIAFGKLQGLVTGRVVKYPLQHPINLLLLLSVFAGGAYFVIDPTKGSLVIIIAIVSLILGVLLVLPIGGADMPVAISLLNSYSGLAGSMTGFVLRNNELIIAGALVGASGIILTNIMCKAMNRSLMNVVLGGWESAGASSSSSTAESPKGQVKSVDAEELAMLFDAASSVIIVPGYGMAVAQAQHAVRDLVNALEAKGKKVRFAIHPVAGRMPGHMNVLLAEAQVPYEKCFAMEDINDDFSNTDIALVIGANDVVNPAARHDQSSPIYGMPILNVDYAKTVVVNKRSLNVGYAGIDNELFFYPNTLMYFGDAKDAITKLTHEIKNL
- a CDS encoding NAD(P) transhydrogenase subunit alpha, with translation MEGTGILMLIYVFVLAIFVGFELITKVPPTLHTPLMSGSNAISGITIVGAILSAGLQEFTVSTILGLIAMIFATINVVGGYLVTDRMLKMFKKK
- a CDS encoding Re/Si-specific NAD(P)(+) transhydrogenase subunit alpha translates to MVIGVPKEVASGENRVAIVPDVVPKYIKKGYQILVEKGAGINAGFPDEKYESAGAKILSDVNDLYSSSDIILKVQRPTEHPTLKKHELELMKKGTLLITFMYSLHYPELAKKCAELGINVISMDAIPRTTIAQRMDALSSQSNIAGYKSVIIAANHLKKIFPLMMTASGTISPAKVVIMGAGVAGLQALGTAKRLGAVVEVSDVRPAVKQEVESLGGKFIDMPTSESMQDASGYAKEQSEEFLRKQKEIIFKHVTEADIVITTALIPGKKAPILVTEEMVKNMRPGSVVLDMAVEFGGNCEISEKGKTVVKHDVTIVGEPNLPSLVPYHASEMYAKNLYNLIEYFTKEEGKFNFNMEDEILKGATIVKDSQVIHERTKALL
- a CDS encoding response regulator translates to MNNNEVEILLIEDNPTDAELTIRALKKFNLANNILVIDDGEKALEYIFAEGSYSGRNINKSPKVILLDLKLPKVSGLEILKKVKSDERTKIIPVVVLTSSREESDLIASYKLGVNSFIVKPVDFTSFVSEISKLGYYWLILNKKPS
- a CDS encoding TetR/AcrR family transcriptional regulator yields the protein MRVKEGNKEKDILEAAIKVFADYGYHKAKISKIAELANVATGSVYIYFKNKESILLQIFEKLWQKLFVELKSVAENTAISPIEKIDAMIDLVFDIFTENPSLAVVFVNEQNHLIQSTNQKFTKYYDMFLDQGELVIKEGIKQNLFDPNIDLSVFRHFIFGALRNLLHLWAKDQNKYSLNKIRRNVKFLIKHGIQK
- a CDS encoding TolC family protein — its product is MMKLIKKISPFLIIVLCNNLTFGQTLSLSEAINIGLKNNDKIKQFYERFAQKKFDDLSSYGNFLPSIMLEGNFTHLNQELNIDLNPIKEVITNLQAKNQVELANIYNILNNGNPLPIEIKNNIFSQTLSTLNSTIPSFEETFKKQNYWTATLFITQPLFLGGKLIAAKNYATAEKKSAEIELTKVKNEIESEIIVNYLRVLLLNNVVKTREEVLNGMRNHEKEAKKLYDEGLIAVNNYLRAKVAVAEAENNLSTDKNNLELSWIILKKSLGIDQNTSFVLTDSLVFKEIKDSVNVFKQNAFESQPLLKIIQEKNIEANQNFSIARSEFLPKIVAFGKYEMYPQYLSSLEPRWAVGIQFNLNIFKGFKDYLNLQSAKHLENELKFLESDVRKQVSLWIDKSYKDMQNAKTRYEKLSVTESLALENLKQNEKRFEAGMATSLEVIDAQLSLEKVKVDRLKSLFDYYETLSSLFLAEGNPNKFLRIWYE
- a CDS encoding PAS domain S-box protein, with amino-acid sequence MVLSLTRKIYLVLSLGFAIVLAVSITSYYSFHSYTEELKTTNHVNDINKQLDAIELTLIDLQRFERGYIITGDDEFLMLFNKTIVEVKKKLDEYDKLIASEDSNDKWSDILRSSVDRLINTYNRIIHLRKERGFEEAAKAVRSREGKLALDKIQEDINQIRFEEQLNLQKIKSSVNDKLTISKYVIVLGSFLNLVIVILFSLFLRADIKAREKAENLLKESEEEFRSIFEQAAVGAAIVSIDGKFLKTNYKLCEILGYDEKDICSLSFPDIVHPQDLKTHYDYINKILSGEITSYTTEKRYIKKDRSTIWVNVAVSVVKDEKAQPKHMIVVVEDISVRKKLSLELQNLNRELENKISLRTAQLEAANKELESFTYSVSHDLRAPLRAIDGFSKIIFEDYYDKLDQEGRRLLEIIGTNVSRMGKLIDDLLAFSRLGKQSLFKSEINTNLLINSIINDLMIDQTHRKIEFNIHKLPNIYADPNLIKQAFTNLLSNAIKYTSKKENAIIEVGANSSENENVFYIKDNGAGFDMRYYDKLFGIFQRLHTEKEFEGTGVGLALVKKIILMHEGKIWAESKLNEGAVFYLSIPKNEVN